In the genome of Ptychodera flava strain L36383 chromosome 13, AS_Pfla_20210202, whole genome shotgun sequence, one region contains:
- the LOC139147615 gene encoding uncharacterized protein, translated as MADGETPTPISAWFMLSLWCLLGVLGSSRASSDTYYMANWDHCLDKIDASVQGGRVKSQIHHNYAKEIDCVMTIDAIEGQQIYIQFEQFDIPDVSDGVCRDALYVYDGSTIRSNNSLVPEGGLCGSSLPDDIKSTSNSVTLRFKTNGKVWGTGYDFVFVAFMKSWVTHTCPRRGDFRCKNAMCIDPKLQCDGNNNCGDSTDESNNMYEANCPLPWTDIIGNILRLGNAAIVGLLAALVVLVVSMICLIACCCRKTRSCTGNSRQKRYIRYSQAVRGEIAGNTLEYQNERKKTRNKDSQSTLRSYTPAIMEGGFLGEEFLKGGRRQSREVYRPIREDSFPQLPTPSNTPVNVDSQQQRSLTPSDLQEANISAVLTSLEKEQRQQTTTDVECHDI; from the exons ATGGCGGATGGGGAGACGCCAACACCAATTTCTGCCTGGTTTATGCTGTCGCTATGGTGTCTGCTTGGAGTTTTGGGATCAAGCAGGGCGTCTTCGGACACCT ACTATATGGCAAACTGGGACCACTGCCTTGACAAGATCGATGCTTCGGTACAAGGAGGTCGTGTCAAATCACAAATACACCACAACTATGCCAAAGAAATAGACTGCGTCATGACCATCGACGCCATAGAAGGCCAGCAGATTTACATtcaatttgaacaatttgaCATTCCCGACGTGTCTGATGGCGTGTGTAGGGACGCCCTCTACGTCTACGACGGAAGTACCATTCGTAGTAACAACTCCCTTGTGCCTGAAGGCGGACTTTGCGGGTCTAGCCTTCCAGACGATATCAAGAGCACCAGCAACTCTGTCACCCTGAGGTTCAAGACGAACGGCAAAGTTTGGGGAACTGGTTACGATTTTGTTTTCGTTGCCTTCATGAAATCCTGGG TGACCCATACATGTCCGAGGCGAGGAGATTTTCGCTGCAAAAACGCCATGTGCATCGATCCGAAGTTGCAATGTGATGGCAACAATAACTGCGGTGACTCCACGGACGAGTCTAACAACATGTATGAAGCGAACTGTCCCCTGC CGTGGACGGACATTATTGGCAACATACTGCGACTCGGAAACGCCGCCATCGTCGGTCTACTCGCGGCTCTCGTTGTACTGGTTGTCTCCATGATCTGTCTCATCGCCTGTTGCTGCAGGAAGACCCGTTCGTGCACGGGAAACAGCAGGCAGAAGAGATACATCCGCTACTCGCAAGCCGTGCGCGGCGAGATCGCGGGAAACACGCTGGAGTACCAGAACGAACGGAAGAAGACGAGGAATAAGGATTCGCAGTCGACCTTGCGGAGCTACACCCCGGCAATTATGGAAGGGGGCTTCCTGGGCGAGGAGTTCTTGAAAGGCGGCCGGCGGCAAAGCCGTGAAGTCTACCGACCCATCAGGGAGGATTCTTTCCCGCAGCTGCCGACACCGTCGAACACACCCGTCAATGTGGATTCCCAGCAGCAGAGAAGTCTCACTCCGTCCGATTTGCAGGAGGCAAACATCTCCGCAGTATTGACGTCCCTAGAAAAGGAACAGCGCCAGCAGACGACGACTGACGTCGAGTGCCATGATATCTGA